One genomic segment of Helianthus annuus cultivar XRQ/B chromosome 14, HanXRQr2.0-SUNRISE, whole genome shotgun sequence includes these proteins:
- the LOC110922849 gene encoding probable serine/threonine-protein kinase PBL26: MNCLPCLRKKNPEEKKSGEKKSDGKEGEGELPVAQPKEDPLSKQSSSSNKQDESSDDDSIDDQPTGSARRFKYNDLASATNNFELESLLGESGNGKVYKGTLVDDKVVAVKQLKKQGTKAKKEFIEEVNKLSDLHHPNLVELFGYCADHVNRILVYEYMPMGSIKDHLHDLPPGKKPLDWISRMKVAAGVAHAVEHLHEKVNPPVLCGNIRSTNVLLDRNFEPKVTDYGLVNLESSSGSNVHKSVVGSVGCAPESEHTGELTVKSDVYSFGVILLELITGRKALDTSRPTKEQNLVSWAQAYIKDPNRFQELGDPMFKGVVPEKNINKAIEVAAMCLQDESSARPLISDILGALTLLTLAHHEEFTTQQKYPSSSSSSSSSDSDSDTELGIKIEPFNRPEPETRPEPEPDSDSDSDSESEHEFELEPEPEPESEHELESEHELEWESETDTETEPEPEPEPEPEPEPEPELDSTDSDSDSDSDSDLEREPVSKLEPVLELESKPEPVLDPVSKPETVLEQESKPEPVSKPEPVLAPESKPEPVLEPESKPEPVLEPESKHEQVVEPESKLEKVLEPVSKPEPVLKPELSFGQKDESGSDHGSDGSSGTAYGEDAYSEEDFSDEDKASTTILTKSKSKARMKAKSSKKKVMFKIEETDDSIKPSTKRVDSSYKSKVDDDQSSKSKSMRKSDSRGFDIEYADESDDEFEPQRFKSTISRFGADSRSYSGYQDDESDDGSSTEGAK, from the exons ATGAACTGTTTGCCATGCCTTAGAAAGAAGAATCCAGAAGAAAAAAAATCAGGTGAAAAGAAGTCAGATGGAAAGGAAGGTGAAGGGGAGTTGCCTGTGGCACAACCTAAAGAAGACCCCCTTTCCAAACAATCCTCTT CTTCAAACAAACAAGATGAAAGTAGTGACGACGATTCTATAGATGATCAACCAACAGGTTCAGCCCGTAGATTCAAATACAACGATTTGGCCTCAGCCACCAACAATTTCGAGTTGGAATCTCTATTAGGGGAAAGCGGAAATGGAAAGGTTTATAAAGGAACGCTGGTGGATGACAAG GTTGTGGCTGTGAAGCAACTTAAGAAACAAGGAACAAAAGCAAAAAAGGAGTTCATAGAAGAAGTGAACAAATTGAGTGATCTTCACCATCCAAATCTTGTCGAACTTTTTGGATATTGCGCGGATCATGTCAACAGGATTTTGGTATATGAGTACATGCCAATGGGTTCGATTAAAGATCATCTACATG ATCTTCCTCCAGGCAAAAAACCATTAGATTGGATCTCAAGGATGAAAGTCGCAGCAGGAGTCGCACATGCTGTGGAGCATTTACATGAAAAGGTTAATCCACCAGTTCTATGTGGTAACATTAGATCTACAAATGTTTTGTTAGACAGAAATTTTGAGCCGAAGGTTACGGATTACGGGCTTGTGAATCTAGAAAGCTCATCCGGTAGTAATGTGCATAAAAGTGTGGTGGGATCGGTTGGTTGTGCTCCAGAATCCGAACATACGGGTGAACTCACCGTCAAATCCGATGTCTATAGCTTTGGAGTTATACTACTCGAGCTTATCACCGGGAGAAAAGCATTGGACACCTCTCGGCCAACTAAGGAGCAAAATCTTGTTTCTTGG GCACAAGCATATATTAAAGATCCAAATAGATTCCAAGAACTGGGTGACCCAATGTTCAAAGGAGTAGTTCCAGAAAAGAATATAAATAAAGCAATTGAGGTGGCGGCTATGTGTCTACAAGATGAGTCGAGTGCCCGCCCGTTGATATCGGACATTTTAGGAGCTCTAACCCTCCTCACCCTAGCTCATCATGAAGAGTTTACTACCCAACAAAAATACCcgtcgtcatcatcatcgtcatcatcatcagatTCTGACTCAGATACAGAGTTAGGTATAAAGATAGAGCCGTTTAACCGCCCTGAGCCTGAGACTAGGCCTGAACCTGAGCCTGactctgattctgattctgattccgAGTCTGAGCATGAATTTGAGCtagagcctgagcctgagcctgagtcGGAGCATGAGCTTGAGTCAGAGCACGAACTTGAATGGGAATCAGAGACAGACACGGAGACCGAGCCCGAAcccgagcctgagcctgaacccGAACCTGAGCCTGAGCCAGAACTTGATTCTACAGACTCGGATTCAGATTCAGACTCAGACTCAGATTTAGAGCGGGAGCCAGTGTCCAAGCTCGAACCAGTGCTCGAGCTTGAGTCCAAGCCAGAACCAGTGCTCGATCCAGTGTCCAAGCCTGAAACGGTGCTCGAGCAAGAGTCCAAGCCTGAACCAGTGTCCAAACCTGAACCAGTTCTGGCACCAGAGTCCAAGCCTGAACCAGTTCTGGAACCAGAGTCCAAGCCTGAACCAGTTCTGGAACCAGAGTCCAAGCATGAACAAGTGGTCGAGCCAGAGTCCAAGCTCGAAAAAGTGCTCGAACCAGTGTCCAAGCCAGAACCAGTGCTGAAGCCTGAACTATCCTTTGGTCAAAAGGATGAATCTGGGTCGGACCATGGTTCTGATGGTTCATCAGGAACCGCATACGGTGAAGATGCTTACAGTGAAGAGGATTTCTCTGACGAAGACAAAGCTAGCACAACAATTCTCACAAAGTCAAAATCTAAGGCCAGAATGAAAGCAAAATCCAGCAAAAAGAAAGTGATGTTCAAAATAGAAGAAACCGACGACTCGATAAAGCCAAGCACAAAACGAGTAGATTCAAGTTATAAATCTAAAGTTGACGATGATCAAAGTAGTAAGAGCAAAAGCATGCGTAAATCCGATTCGAGGGGATTTGATATAGAGTATGCAGACGAAAGTGACGATGAGTTTGAACCTCAAAGGTTCAAAAGTACGATTTCAAGGTTCGGTGCAGATTCAAGAAGTTACAGTGGATACCAGGATGATGAGAGTGACGATGGTTCAAGTACAGAAGGTGCAAAATAG